Proteins from a single region of Rhodobacteraceae bacterium LMO-JJ12:
- a CDS encoding glutamate--cysteine ligase translates to MSIPQSGGGPIERHEQMAEFLEKGCKPKKDWRIGTEHEKFGYCKDTLLPIPYAGERSVLAVLEGLRDGYGWEPVLEGENLIGLQKDGANVSLEPGGQLELSGAPLESIHQTCDEVNTHLVAVKDVADKVGVGFIGLGAAPEWTHEQMPLMPKGRYKLMDAYMQKVGTMGRVMMRRTCTVQVNLDFGTEADMVQKMRVAIALQPVATALFANSPFLEGKPNGHKSWRSRVWRDLDASRTGMIPFVFDEGFGFESWVQYVLDVPMYFVYRDGKYVDALGQSFRDFLEGKLPALPGEKPTLSDWADHLTTVFPEARLKQYIEMRGADGGPWRRLCALPALWVGLMYDQTALDAAWDMAKGWDAETREALRVAASVDGLQAQVGKIKMRDLARDVLEIAREGLRARAMPGAGGMIPDERHFLHALEDSVTDDKVPADELLEKYHGEWDGDLSRIYSEFSY, encoded by the coding sequence ATGTCCATTCCCCAGTCCGGTGGCGGCCCGATCGAGCGGCACGAGCAGATGGCCGAATTTCTCGAAAAGGGCTGTAAACCCAAGAAAGACTGGCGGATCGGCACCGAACACGAGAAGTTCGGCTATTGTAAGGATACGCTGTTGCCGATCCCTTATGCCGGCGAGCGTTCGGTGTTGGCGGTGTTGGAAGGATTGCGCGACGGCTATGGCTGGGAGCCGGTGCTGGAAGGCGAAAATCTTATTGGATTACAAAAGGATGGGGCGAATGTCAGCCTTGAGCCAGGAGGGCAGTTGGAGCTTTCCGGTGCCCCTTTGGAGAGCATCCACCAGACCTGCGACGAGGTTAACACTCATTTAGTTGCGGTTAAGGATGTTGCCGACAAGGTGGGCGTTGGCTTTATCGGGCTTGGTGCGGCACCAGAATGGACCCACGAACAGATGCCGTTGATGCCCAAGGGCCGTTACAAGCTGATGGACGCCTACATGCAAAAAGTCGGCACCATGGGTCGGGTTATGATGCGCCGGACCTGCACCGTGCAGGTGAACCTTGATTTCGGCACCGAAGCCGACATGGTGCAGAAAATGCGGGTGGCGATTGCGCTTCAGCCGGTGGCCACCGCGCTGTTCGCCAATTCGCCGTTTCTGGAGGGCAAGCCCAACGGTCACAAGAGCTGGCGGAGCCGGGTCTGGCGCGATCTCGACGCGTCGCGCACGGGGATGATTCCGTTCGTTTTCGACGAGGGGTTCGGCTTTGAATCCTGGGTGCAATATGTGCTCGATGTGCCAATGTATTTTGTCTATCGCGATGGTAAATATGTCGATGCGCTGGGCCAGAGTTTCCGTGATTTTCTTGAAGGAAAGCTGCCCGCGCTGCCCGGCGAGAAGCCGACGTTGAGCGATTGGGCCGACCATCTGACGACGGTCTTCCCTGAGGCGCGCCTGAAGCAATATATCGAGATGCGCGGAGCCGATGGCGGCCCGTGGCGGCGGCTTTGTGCGCTGCCGGCCCTTTGGGTTGGGTTGATGTATGACCAGACCGCACTTGATGCCGCCTGGGATATGGCCAAGGGCTGGGATGCTGAGACCCGCGAGGCGCTGCGCGTGGCGGCGAGCGTGGACGGGTTGCAGGCCCAAGTCGGCAAGATCAAGATGCGCGATCTGGCGCGTGATGTGCTGGAAATCGCCCGCGAAGGGCTGCGCGCGCGCGCCATGCCGGGGGCCGGTGGGATGATCCCGGATGAGCGCCATTTCCTGCATGCGCTGGAGGATTCGGTGACCGATGACAAGGTGCCTGCCGATGAGTTGCTGGAGAAGTATCACGGCGAATGGGATGGTGATCTGAGCCGGATTTACAGCGAGTTCAGCTACTGA
- the plsY gene encoding glycerol-3-phosphate 1-O-acyltransferase PlsY, whose product MPLIEASYPTLALWVVLGYLLGSVPFGVIVSRAMGLGNLRTIGSGNIGATNVLRTGSKKAAALTLLLDGGKGAVAVLLARAFVGEDAAQIAALASFLGHCYPVWLGFKGGKGVATFIGIMLALAWPVGLAVCATWLAAAAISRTSSMAALIAAGSSTAWMLLLDNGTAFFLGVILTCLIYWRHRANISRLRAGTEPKIGQKS is encoded by the coding sequence ATGCCCCTGATTGAAGCGAGCTATCCAACCCTCGCCCTCTGGGTCGTTCTGGGCTACCTTCTGGGCTCGGTCCCCTTTGGGGTGATCGTGTCGCGCGCCATGGGTCTCGGCAATCTGCGCACCATCGGCTCGGGCAATATCGGCGCAACCAACGTGCTGCGCACCGGCTCGAAAAAGGCCGCCGCACTCACCTTGTTGCTTGATGGCGGCAAAGGCGCCGTGGCCGTACTTCTGGCCCGTGCCTTTGTCGGCGAAGACGCCGCACAGATCGCCGCACTGGCGAGCTTTCTTGGTCATTGCTACCCCGTCTGGCTCGGCTTCAAGGGCGGCAAAGGCGTGGCCACCTTCATCGGCATCATGCTGGCCCTCGCCTGGCCTGTCGGTCTGGCGGTTTGTGCCACATGGCTGGCCGCCGCCGCAATCAGCCGCACGTCGTCAATGGCCGCGCTCATAGCTGCGGGCAGCTCAACCGCGTGGATGCTGCTCTTGGACAATGGAACAGCCTTCTTCCTCGGCGTGATCCTCACCTGCCTGATCTATTGGCGCCACCGCGCCAATATTTCGCGCCTGCGCGCCGGAACCGAACCCAAGATCGGGCAGAAAAGCTAA
- the pyrC gene encoding dihydroorotase: protein MKTLLTNARLINPETGTDTLGWLLIDGANIAATGEASTPAPTDQADQTVDCNGKCLAPGIVDIGVKVCEPGERHKESYRSAGLAAAAGGVTTIVTRPDTLPATDTPETLEFVRRRANEAAPVNVLPMAALTKGREGHEMTEIGLLMDAGAVAFTDCDHVVRNTKVYARALTYARSLGALVIAHVQEPTLSDGAAATSGKFASLRGLAAVSPMAERMALDRDIALLEMTQTRYHADQITTARALPALERAKNNGLDITAGTSIHHLTLNEFDVANYRTFFKVKPPLRSEDDRLAVVGAVASGLIDIISSMHTPQDEESKRLPFEEAASGAVALETFLPAALRLYHSGDLTLPQLFRAMALKPARRLGLSCGRLATGAPADLVVFDADAPFVLDRFTLHSKSKNTPFDGARMQGKVRTTYVGGEKVYG, encoded by the coding sequence ATGAAAACCCTCCTTACCAACGCCCGCCTGATCAACCCCGAAACCGGAACAGATACCCTCGGCTGGCTGCTGATAGACGGCGCCAACATCGCCGCAACGGGCGAGGCCAGCACCCCAGCGCCCACCGATCAGGCGGATCAAACGGTTGATTGCAATGGCAAATGCCTTGCCCCTGGCATCGTCGATATCGGCGTCAAGGTCTGCGAACCCGGTGAGCGCCACAAGGAAAGCTATCGCTCCGCCGGCCTCGCCGCCGCCGCTGGCGGTGTCACCACCATCGTCACTCGCCCCGATACCTTGCCCGCCACCGACACGCCGGAAACCCTCGAATTTGTGCGCCGACGCGCCAACGAGGCCGCCCCGGTGAACGTTCTGCCCATGGCCGCCCTCACCAAAGGGCGCGAAGGCCACGAGATGACCGAGATCGGCTTGCTGATGGATGCGGGCGCCGTCGCCTTCACCGATTGCGACCATGTTGTGCGCAACACCAAGGTCTATGCCCGCGCCCTCACCTACGCCCGCTCCCTTGGCGCGCTGGTCATCGCCCACGTGCAGGAACCCACCCTCTCGGACGGTGCCGCCGCCACCTCGGGAAAATTCGCCTCTCTCAGAGGTCTCGCGGCCGTCTCCCCCATGGCCGAACGCATGGCGCTCGACCGTGACATCGCACTTTTGGAGATGACCCAAACCCGCTATCACGCCGATCAGATCACCACCGCCCGCGCCCTCCCCGCGCTTGAGCGCGCCAAAAACAACGGCCTCGACATCACCGCAGGCACCTCGATTCATCACCTCACCCTCAATGAATTTGACGTCGCCAACTACCGCACCTTCTTCAAGGTCAAACCCCCGCTCAGATCCGAAGATGACCGCCTCGCCGTGGTCGGAGCCGTCGCCTCCGGCCTGATCGACATCATTTCCTCGATGCACACGCCGCAAGACGAAGAATCCAAACGCCTGCCCTTTGAAGAGGCCGCCTCGGGCGCCGTCGCGCTTGAAACCTTCCTGCCCGCCGCCCTGCGCCTCTATCATTCGGGCGATCTCACCCTGCCACAACTCTTTCGCGCCATGGCGCTCAAACCCGCCCGCCGTCTCGGCCTCTCGTGCGGGCGGCTTGCCACCGGTGCGCCCGCCGATCTGGTGGTTTTTGACGCTGACGCGCCCTTCGTGCTCGACCGTTTCACCCTGCATTCAAAATCCAAGAACACCCCGTTTGACGGCGCGCGCATGCAAGGTAAAGTGCGCACCACTTATGTCGGCGGAGAAAAGGTTTATGGCTGA
- a CDS encoding aspartate carbamoyltransferase catalytic subunit has protein sequence MNTAAPTTAPGWDGILDPGEKIVWQDRPDARISFAGRAPMQMIMGVFFTGFALFWIVQASWITGQDGLPGFVRLFPLFGIPFVLVGLKMLGGDALWAAFVRRHTWYTLTNRRAFIATNVPMRGRTLKSYDIVPETDIEFDGRDPGTLIFAYETRRGTARKPVGFIRIPDARSVLAQMHEIRKRQMS, from the coding sequence ATGAATACCGCCGCCCCTACCACGGCCCCCGGATGGGACGGCATCCTCGACCCCGGCGAAAAGATCGTCTGGCAGGACCGCCCCGACGCGCGCATCAGCTTTGCCGGGCGCGCGCCGATGCAGATGATCATGGGCGTATTCTTCACCGGTTTCGCGCTGTTCTGGATCGTTCAGGCGTCCTGGATCACCGGCCAAGATGGACTTCCCGGCTTCGTCCGGCTCTTTCCGCTGTTCGGCATCCCCTTCGTGCTGGTCGGACTCAAAATGCTGGGCGGCGACGCGCTCTGGGCGGCCTTCGTGCGTCGCCACACCTGGTATACCCTTACCAACCGGCGCGCCTTCATCGCCACCAATGTGCCGATGCGCGGGCGCACGCTTAAATCCTATGATATCGTCCCCGAAACCGATATCGAGTTTGATGGTCGCGATCCCGGCACATTGATCTTCGCCTATGAAACCCGGCGCGGCACGGCCCGCAAACCCGTCGGCTTCATCCGCATCCCCGACGCCCGCTCCGTGCTTGCCCAGATGCACGAGATCCGAAAGAGGCAAATGTCATGA
- a CDS encoding aspartate carbamoyltransferase catalytic subunit, which produces MSFVHRHLLGIEALSPVDITTILDLAEQYVTLNRSAHKHSDALAGLTQINMFFENSTRTLASFELAGKRLGADVMNMAMQASSIKKGETLIDTALTLNAMHPDLLIVRHPHSGAVDLLSQKVNCAVLNAGDGRHEHPTQALLDALTIRRAKGRLHRLSIAICGDIAHSRVARSNILLLGKMENRVRLVGPTTLMPSQIGEFGVEVFDDMREGLKDVDVVMMLRLQRERMDGGFIPSEREYFYRYGLDAEKLALAKPDAIVMHPGPMNRGVEIDGEIADDITRSVIQEQVEMGVAVRMAAMDLLARNLTRPPTSVMA; this is translated from the coding sequence ATGAGCTTTGTGCACCGACATCTTCTGGGGATCGAGGCGCTCTCGCCCGTCGACATCACCACCATTCTCGATCTGGCCGAGCAATATGTCACGCTCAACCGCTCCGCGCACAAGCATTCCGATGCCCTTGCCGGACTCACCCAGATCAACATGTTCTTCGAGAATTCGACCCGCACCCTGGCCAGTTTTGAGCTGGCAGGCAAGCGGCTTGGCGCCGACGTGATGAACATGGCGATGCAGGCCAGTTCGATCAAAAAGGGCGAAACCCTGATCGACACCGCCCTCACCCTCAACGCCATGCACCCCGATCTTTTGATCGTGCGCCATCCCCACTCCGGCGCCGTCGATCTCTTGTCCCAGAAGGTCAATTGCGCCGTGCTCAACGCCGGTGACGGGCGTCACGAACACCCCACACAGGCGCTGCTCGATGCCCTGACCATCCGGCGCGCCAAAGGCCGCCTGCACCGCCTTTCGATTGCGATCTGCGGCGACATCGCCCATTCCCGGGTTGCCCGCTCCAACATCCTGCTCTTGGGCAAGATGGAAAACCGCGTGCGCCTTGTCGGCCCCACCACCTTGATGCCCAGCCAGATTGGCGAATTCGGCGTCGAGGTCTTTGACGACATGCGCGAAGGCCTAAAAGACGTCGATGTGGTGATGATGCTGCGCCTTCAACGCGAGCGTATGGATGGCGGCTTTATCCCGTCCGAGCGCGAATATTTTTACCGATACGGGCTTGATGCCGAAAAGCTTGCGCTTGCCAAGCCCGACGCCATCGTCATGCACCCCGGCCCGATGAATCGCGGCGTCGAGATTGACGGCGAAATCGCCGATGACATCACCCGCTCGGTCATTCAGGAACAGGTCGAAATGGGCGTCGCCGTGCGCATGGCCGCGATGGACCTTTTGGCGCGCAACCTGACGCGCCCGCCAACATCGGTGATGGCATGA
- a CDS encoding uracil-DNA glycosylase, which translates to MESGLGYYEAKAALEWQMELGADEAIGEAPVDRYALATAELARAQAPVAASVAAVAPVARAQQAEERDPVGEARKAAAGAGDLAALAAAMAAYEHCELKRGARQLVFADGLPAARLMIIGEAPGREEDIAGKPFVGRAGQLLDRMLGAIEMGRDREEAPVYITNVMPWRPPQNRDPKPEEIAMMLPFLERHVALIDPEVVVLMGNTACQAVLGKRGIMRLRGQWSEAFGRPALAMFHPAYLLRQPAAKRETWADLLSVKAKLAGGA; encoded by the coding sequence ATGGAATCGGGTCTGGGATATTACGAGGCGAAAGCCGCTCTGGAATGGCAGATGGAACTGGGCGCCGATGAAGCCATCGGGGAAGCGCCCGTTGATCGCTATGCATTGGCGACGGCGGAGTTGGCGCGCGCGCAGGCACCTGTCGCGGCTTCGGTTGCAGCGGTCGCCCCGGTGGCCAGAGCGCAGCAGGCCGAGGAGCGCGATCCGGTTGGCGAGGCACGCAAAGCGGCGGCGGGGGCGGGCGATCTGGCAGCACTTGCGGCTGCGATGGCGGCCTATGAGCATTGCGAACTCAAGCGCGGCGCGCGCCAGTTGGTGTTTGCCGATGGTTTGCCCGCGGCGCGGCTGATGATTATCGGCGAGGCGCCGGGGCGCGAGGAAGATATCGCAGGAAAGCCCTTTGTCGGTCGGGCCGGGCAATTGCTTGACCGGATGCTCGGGGCCATCGAGATGGGGCGCGACCGCGAGGAGGCGCCAGTCTATATCACCAATGTCATGCCCTGGCGCCCGCCGCAGAACCGCGATCCCAAACCCGAGGAAATCGCGATGATGTTGCCGTTTCTTGAACGCCATGTCGCGCTGATTGATCCCGAAGTGGTTGTTTTGATGGGCAATACCGCCTGTCAGGCCGTTCTTGGAAAGCGCGGCATCATGCGTCTGCGGGGGCAATGGAGCGAAGCCTTTGGACGCCCGGCATTGGCGATGTTTCATCCGGCCTATCTCTTGCGTCAGCCAGCTGCCAAGCGCGAGACCTGGGCGGATTTGTTGAGCGTCAAGGCAAAGCTGGCGGGCGGTGCATGA
- a CDS encoding metallophosphoesterase family protein, with product MRILAFSDLHASRKQAAELVAASRDADLVIGAGDYCNMGEGLGEALGLLSGIRAPMVLVPGNAESAEALRAEVEEGIAVLHGGGIAIGGVKMFGLGYSVPPPPFGEGWSCNLDEAEAEAMLAECKAADILISHSPPRGVADRTSAGQSVGSLAVAEAIRRVQPELVLCGHIHDSWGEEGRIGATRIVNLGPFANWFEI from the coding sequence ATGAGAATACTTGCTTTTTCTGATCTCCATGCGAGCCGCAAGCAGGCCGCAGAGTTGGTTGCGGCCAGCCGGGACGCTGATCTTGTGATCGGTGCCGGGGATTATTGCAACATGGGCGAGGGGCTGGGTGAGGCGCTGGGACTGCTGAGTGGCATTCGTGCGCCGATGGTTCTGGTGCCGGGCAATGCCGAAAGCGCGGAGGCGCTGCGCGCCGAAGTCGAAGAGGGTATCGCCGTGCTGCATGGCGGCGGTATCGCGATTGGTGGGGTGAAGATGTTTGGTCTTGGCTATAGCGTGCCGCCGCCGCCGTTCGGCGAAGGATGGTCATGCAATCTCGATGAAGCCGAAGCCGAGGCGATGCTGGCTGAGTGCAAGGCCGCCGACATCCTGATCAGCCATTCGCCGCCCCGTGGCGTGGCCGACCGCACGTCAGCGGGCCAATCGGTCGGTTCGCTCGCGGTGGCCGAGGCGATCCGGCGGGTTCAGCCGGAGTTGGTGCTGTGCGGTCATATCCATGACAGTTGGGGCGAAGAGGGCCGGATCGGGGCGACACGGATCGTCAACCTGGGGCCGTTTGCCAATTGGTTCGAGATTTGA
- the moaB gene encoding molybdenum cofactor biosynthesis protein B, with product MSRIDESKDFIAVRIAVLTVSDTRRPEEDRSGDTLVARIEKAGHVLAHRAIVRDERDLISAQLRAWVADDDVDVIISTGGTGLTGRDVTVEAHRDVYEKEIEAFGTVFTIVSMKKIGTSAVQSRATGGVAGGTYLFALPGSPGACKDAWDDILEPQLDYRHQPCNFVEIMPRLDEHLRRK from the coding sequence ATGAGCCGGATCGACGAAAGCAAGGATTTCATCGCGGTGCGCATTGCCGTGTTGACCGTATCGGACACGCGCAGGCCCGAGGAAGATCGTTCGGGCGACACATTGGTGGCGCGGATTGAAAAGGCGGGGCATGTGTTGGCGCATCGCGCTATTGTGCGTGACGAACGCGACCTGATTTCCGCGCAACTGCGCGCGTGGGTGGCGGATGACGATGTGGACGTGATCATTTCGACCGGGGGCACCGGGTTGACCGGGCGCGATGTTACTGTCGAGGCGCATCGCGATGTGTATGAGAAAGAGATTGAGGCGTTTGGCACGGTTTTCACCATCGTGTCGATGAAGAAGATCGGAACCAGCGCGGTGCAGAGCCGGGCCACGGGCGGCGTGGCGGGGGGGACGTATCTGTTCGCATTGCCGGGCAGTCCGGGGGCGTGCAAGGATGCCTGGGACGATATCCTTGAGCCGCAGTTGGACTATCGCCATCAACCGTGCAATTTCGTCGAGATCATGCCGCGCCTGGATGAGCATCTGAGGCGCAAGTGA
- a CDS encoding NUDIX domain-containing protein: protein MSGFVDIGPLPDKVIWRGAAVLARDREGRVLMQLRDSYEGIAAPGLWGLFGGGVEPGEELEAAARREFREETGIDLSGDTLCPMVRFASQAIAQGIVHVFALERVVGAQEVQLGEGAGFAFLTRDQVKSFDLIGNFRDVLLTLDDF, encoded by the coding sequence GTGAGCGGGTTTGTCGATATTGGCCCGCTACCCGACAAGGTGATCTGGCGGGGGGCGGCGGTGCTTGCGCGCGACCGCGAAGGCCGGGTTCTGATGCAGCTTAGAGACAGCTATGAGGGCATTGCGGCGCCGGGGCTGTGGGGGTTGTTTGGCGGCGGGGTCGAGCCGGGCGAGGAGCTTGAAGCCGCGGCGCGGCGCGAGTTTCGCGAGGAGACCGGGATTGATCTGAGCGGCGATACGCTCTGTCCGATGGTGCGGTTTGCCAGCCAGGCGATAGCGCAGGGGATTGTGCATGTCTTTGCGCTGGAACGGGTGGTTGGCGCGCAGGAAGTGCAGTTGGGTGAGGGGGCAGGTTTTGCATTTCTGACCCGTGATCAGGTCAAATCGTTTGATCTGATCGGCAACTTTCGCGACGTTTTGTTGACGCTCGACGATTTTTAG